The DNA region CGCGTGATCTGCAACCTCATTCGTGAAAAAtttcacattgaagctaaaacttcatgccaATGCATGCTGAAGATATTTATcatgcagtctacagttttgtcatgagttttatccgaaactttagtctaaacatgctgaaattttttagttcatttgttaaaacttcagactaaacatgcataagtttttgtcctgcagtatgtaattttcaaatgagtttttgctaatatatgctgaagttattagttcatttactaaaactttcataccaaaacatgctgaagttttgtcctgtagtctacagttttgtcatgagttttatccgaaacttcagtctaaacaagttgaagtttttttagagtagttcatttgctaaaatttcagactaaacatgcttaagtttttgtcctgtactatgtaattttctaatgagtttttgttAATGCATGTTAAAGTTACTTAGTTCATTgactaaaatttcataccaaaacatgctgaagttttgtcctaCAGTCTATAATTTTTTCAATAGTATTTTTTAAAGAAGGATAAAATCGtctttttaaaatgcttttaacATAAAAACGGATATAAATgcaaacgaaaaaataaaataggtaCAAATTAAAAAAGAGCGATCAAATAGAGCGCTCTATGCAATTTTTAGTATTAGAGACACCCAACATAATGGGCTCGCAATTGCCATATTCTCGCAATTCGTAGCCCTTATGACAGACTTTAAACTATGAGGTAGAAATTCAAGAAAACAGGTAGACCTCGTGTGAAagccttttttatttttaagagtGTGTAAAAAAACGTGAGCCCTTGTGTGGATGGTGAGGTGTTAGTGTGTGTTTTATGTGTAATTAGTTAGGGAAAGGATAAGGATGAATATTGCCAAATGACAACTTTTGATATAtgtttatctttttcatttcttttgtttctttccaaagataaagtcaaaaaaaaaaaaatcattaactAACTTAAAAAACATAAGAGAATCTGATTACACCATTTATCATTAGGGAATTGGTGAGTAATCTCTCTCTATATACCATTCATGACTAAATGTTCATCACACAAGCTACTAAGAGAAAACACTCAATCCTCAAAACCAATGACAACATCTCACAATTCCAAACCGCTTACTCCCAAATATTTACAAGAGGATGGCTTAAGTGAAGAGTGTAAGAAATTGCTCTCAACCCTACCCAAAGAAAAAGGATTGATTGGATCATATATCTACAACTACCAAGGTTTTTGGGTATCACCAAGAATAATCCAAGGTGTGATTGCATGCCAAAAACAATTTCAAGctcaagatagtgatatcattcTTGTTACTACTCCTAAATCAGGAACTACCTGGTTAAAAGCGCTCGTGTTCGCTCTAGTGAACCGAATTCGCTTTCCTCTTTCAGCACAAAATCATCCTTTGCTGGTCAAAAACCCTCATTCTCTTGTTCCGTTCTTGGAACTTAAGCTTTATGTTGATGGACAAGTCCCTGATTTCTCATCCTTCACAACTCATAGGTTATTGGCAACACATTTGCCATTTGCTTCATTGCCAAAATCTGTCCAAGATTCGGAAAGCAAGCTCATTTACCTGTGTAGGAATCCGAGGGACACTTTTATTTCAATGTGGCATTTCACAAACAAGTTAAGATCTCATTACATAGATACCAATTCGATTGAAGAAATGTTTGATCTTTTCTGTAAGGGAGTGAGCCTTTTTGGTCCGTTTTGGGATCACGTGTTAGATTACTGGAAAAAAAGTTTAGAAAAACCAAAAAGAGTACTTTTCTTGATGtatgaagaaattaaagagaaACCCGAGATTCAACTGAAACGCTTAGCTGAATTCTTGGAATGTCCATTTTCTGAAGAGGAAGAAACATCAGGAGTGGTGAATGAAATCTTGAAACTGTGTAGCTTTGAAAATTTGAGCAACTTGGAAGTAAACAAGAATGAGAAATGGCCAACTGGAGAGGAACATAAATTGTTCTTTCGTCGAGGGGAAGTTGGAGATTGGAAGAATTACTTCACGACTGAGATGGTGGAGAAACTAGATCACATTATTGAACAAAATTTCCTAGGATCTGGATTCAGTTTTTACTACACTTAATTTAGCATTAATGTACAATGCGTCTATTGCATGCAGTTATTTGTTTCGAAAATCAATGTTGGAAAATTAATGTTTGAGAATATAATTGAAGTTCTATTCGAATACTGTGCTTCTACACGTGA from Nicotiana tabacum cultivar K326 chromosome 24, ASM71507v2, whole genome shotgun sequence includes:
- the LOC107807084 gene encoding cytosolic sulfotransferase 12-like, with translation MTTSHNSKPLTPKYLQEDGLSEECKKLLSTLPKEKGLIGSYIYNYQGFWVSPRIIQGVIACQKQFQAQDSDIILVTTPKSGTTWLKALVFALVNRIRFPLSAQNHPLLVKNPHSLVPFLELKLYVDGQVPDFSSFTTHRLLATHLPFASLPKSVQDSESKLIYLCRNPRDTFISMWHFTNKLRSHYIDTNSIEEMFDLFCKGVSLFGPFWDHVLDYWKKSLEKPKRVLFLMYEEIKEKPEIQLKRLAEFLECPFSEEEETSGVVNEILKLCSFENLSNLEVNKNEKWPTGEEHKLFFRRGEVGDWKNYFTTEMVEKLDHIIEQNFLGSGFSFYYT